One Rissa tridactyla isolate bRisTri1 chromosome 1, bRisTri1.patW.cur.20221130, whole genome shotgun sequence DNA segment encodes these proteins:
- the VSTM5 gene encoding V-set and transmembrane domain-containing protein 5 isoform X2 has protein sequence MAPGGVSLVVPQPNINATVAQNILLSVEYSCRGAATIEWKHVSSWGTTKIAEWKSGNYVNISTVYKGRVTTFENGSIQLLNVGMRDAGYYFITVTEEYGTNTYGTIIVNVYEIIYEDLHFVAVVFAFLAAVSAILICFMWLCNKSLHLCQKKATHKLTASTTEEIELETIEC, from the exons ATGG CACCCGGAGGAGTATCGTTGGTTGTCCCACAACCCAACATCAACGCAACAGTGGCACAAAACATCTTGCTCTCCGTTGAATACTCTTGCAGAGGCGCCGCCACCATTGAGTGGAAGCACGTGTCAAGCTGGGGCACCACCAAAATCGCTGAGTGGAAAAGCGGGAATTATGTCAACATATCCACGGTGTACAAGGGCAGAGTGACTACTTTTGAAAATGGCTCTATACAGCTTCTGAACGTGGGCATGAGAGACGCCGGCTACTATTTTATCACTGTAACAGAGGAGTATGGAACCAACACCTACGGCACCATCATAGTCAACGTTTACG agaTTATCTATGAAGATTTACATTTTGTAGCAGTCGTCTTTGCATTTCTGGCTGCAGTATCTGCCATTCTGATCTGCTTCATGTGGCTCTGTAACAAATCTCTGCATCTGTGTCAGAAGAAGGCGACACACAAACTAACAG CGAGTACAACTGAAGAGATTGAACTGGAAACCATTGAGTGTTAG
- the VSTM5 gene encoding V-set and transmembrane domain-containing protein 5 isoform X1: MRPLRGCRGRGVVVGTVTLCLAAGWALQTPGGVSLVVPQPNINATVAQNILLSVEYSCRGAATIEWKHVSSWGTTKIAEWKSGNYVNISTVYKGRVTTFENGSIQLLNVGMRDAGYYFITVTEEYGTNTYGTIIVNVYEIIYEDLHFVAVVFAFLAAVSAILICFMWLCNKSLHLCQKKATHKLTASTTEEIELETIEC; this comes from the exons ATGAGACCGCTCCGGGGCTGCCGGGGACGGGGCGTCGTCGTGGGGACCGTCACCCTCTGCCTGGCCGCCGGGTGGGCTCTGCAGA CACCCGGAGGAGTATCGTTGGTTGTCCCACAACCCAACATCAACGCAACAGTGGCACAAAACATCTTGCTCTCCGTTGAATACTCTTGCAGAGGCGCCGCCACCATTGAGTGGAAGCACGTGTCAAGCTGGGGCACCACCAAAATCGCTGAGTGGAAAAGCGGGAATTATGTCAACATATCCACGGTGTACAAGGGCAGAGTGACTACTTTTGAAAATGGCTCTATACAGCTTCTGAACGTGGGCATGAGAGACGCCGGCTACTATTTTATCACTGTAACAGAGGAGTATGGAACCAACACCTACGGCACCATCATAGTCAACGTTTACG agaTTATCTATGAAGATTTACATTTTGTAGCAGTCGTCTTTGCATTTCTGGCTGCAGTATCTGCCATTCTGATCTGCTTCATGTGGCTCTGTAACAAATCTCTGCATCTGTGTCAGAAGAAGGCGACACACAAACTAACAG CGAGTACAACTGAAGAGATTGAACTGGAAACCATTGAGTGTTAG